In Sphingopyxis sp. 113P3, one DNA window encodes the following:
- a CDS encoding MotA/TolQ/ExbB proton channel family protein, with the protein MFNLIANAAAAAGSHDAGLSLMPASMCVKTEGENPYGLIPALCEGGIVSQITFLVLLIMFVGTLYILFTKLFEQNKVMSQAKAVDANFWRAPSLADGAAKLEKNSAYRQVVEDGLRASEEHNKLTDPVEAHDWMHGTLERSQNHINSKLNSGLAFLATVGSTAPFVGLFGTVIGILRALVKIGASGQASIDTVAGPVGEALIMTAIGLIVAVPAVLAFNWLQSRNKSIARRLSTFSNDVLGSIMSNGQVKPAAAAAKPAAPAAAPKKA; encoded by the coding sequence ATGTTTAATCTGATCGCAAATGCCGCTGCTGCGGCGGGCAGCCACGATGCGGGGCTGTCCCTCATGCCCGCTTCGATGTGTGTGAAGACCGAAGGCGAAAACCCCTACGGCCTCATCCCCGCGCTGTGCGAAGGCGGCATTGTCTCGCAGATCACCTTCCTGGTGCTGCTGATCATGTTTGTCGGAACGCTCTACATCCTGTTCACCAAGCTGTTCGAGCAGAACAAGGTCATGAGCCAGGCCAAGGCGGTCGACGCCAATTTCTGGCGCGCGCCCAGCCTTGCTGATGGCGCTGCGAAGCTGGAGAAGAACAGTGCCTATCGCCAGGTCGTCGAAGACGGTCTTCGCGCAAGCGAAGAGCATAACAAGCTGACCGACCCCGTCGAAGCGCATGACTGGATGCACGGCACGCTCGAGCGTTCGCAGAACCACATCAACTCGAAGCTGAATTCGGGCCTCGCCTTCCTCGCGACCGTGGGTTCGACCGCTCCGTTCGTAGGTCTGTTCGGTACGGTTATCGGTATTCTTCGCGCTCTCGTGAAGATCGGTGCGTCGGGTCAGGCCTCGATCGACACCGTCGCCGGTCCGGTCGGTGAAGCGCTCATCATGACCGCCATCGGTCTGATCGTGGCGGTTCCCGCGGTGCTCGCGTTCAACTGGCTCCAGAGCCGCAACAAGTCGATCGCCCGCCGCCTCTCGACCTTCTCGAACGACGTTCTCGGCTCGATCATGTCGAACGGCCAGGTGAAACCGGCCGCTGCCGCTGCGAAGCCGGCTGCTCCGGCCGCGGCGCCGAAGAAGGCCTGA
- a CDS encoding ExbD/TolR family protein codes for MAMSVGDKGEDAPMSDINTTPLVDIMLVLLIIFLITVPVVLETVNLKLPAVVFEPTTTKPENVNLSVRSADTDGDGEPNADSTACEVFWGQTPVDSRQLLEKGQKKLEDLLAQIGGPQNITEDNFPEVHIRGDINTPYQCIGGVIYTMQYAGFQKIGFISEPAPGSGTLGRL; via the coding sequence ATGGCGATGAGTGTAGGCGACAAGGGCGAAGATGCCCCGATGTCCGACATCAACACGACTCCGCTCGTGGACATTATGCTGGTGCTGCTCATCATCTTCCTCATCACGGTTCCCGTGGTGCTGGAGACGGTGAACCTCAAGCTGCCTGCAGTGGTCTTCGAGCCGACGACGACCAAGCCGGAGAATGTGAACCTCTCGGTGCGTTCGGCGGACACGGACGGGGACGGCGAACCCAATGCTGATAGCACGGCGTGCGAAGTCTTTTGGGGCCAGACGCCGGTCGATTCGCGGCAGCTGCTCGAAAAGGGCCAGAAGAAACTTGAGGATCTTCTCGCGCAGATCGGCGGTCCGCAGAATATCACCGAAGATAATTTCCCCGAAGTGCACATCCGCGGCGACATCAACACGCCGTACCAGTGCATCGGCGGGGTGATCTATACGATGCAATATGCCGGCTTCCAGAAGATCGGGTTCATTTCGGAGCCTGCGCCTGGTTCGGGCACGCTGGGCCGCCTCTAG
- a CDS encoding energy transducer TonB: MAYGDNVDPKNRVVAIVLVGLFTAVLGYGLVNGLNISIVKKIAEKLDVVDVEEPPPPEEPPPPPPPDNKLPPPPPVVTPPSPIPPPVTTNTVQSVPTPPPAPPPPVYIPPAPPAPPAVNKSAPAKPKGSPGRWVTDDDYPARAKREERAGTTGFRLTVGANGRPTGCDVTSSSGHSDLDEAACRLMMRRARFSPPLDSDGNPTTGTWSSRFTWKLNN; this comes from the coding sequence ATGGCTTATGGTGATAATGTCGACCCTAAAAACAGGGTAGTGGCGATTGTCTTGGTCGGTCTGTTTACTGCTGTGCTGGGCTATGGTCTGGTTAACGGTCTGAATATCAGTATCGTCAAGAAAATTGCCGAAAAATTGGACGTCGTAGACGTCGAAGAGCCGCCGCCGCCGGAGGAGCCGCCGCCGCCGCCGCCGCCGGATAACAAGCTGCCGCCTCCGCCGCCTGTGGTGACGCCGCCCTCGCCGATTCCCCCCCCGGTGACGACCAATACGGTGCAGTCGGTTCCGACGCCCCCCCCGGCGCCGCCGCCGCCCGTCTACATTCCGCCGGCTCCGCCGGCGCCTCCCGCCGTCAATAAATCAGCGCCTGCGAAGCCCAAGGGCTCGCCCGGTCGCTGGGTGACCGACGACGACTATCCGGCGCGCGCAAAGCGCGAGGAACGCGCGGGAACCACCGGTTTTCGCCTGACGGTCGGCGCCAATGGCCGTCCGACGGGCTGTGACGTCACGTCTTCCAGCGGACATTCCGACCTCGACGAAGCGGCGTGCCGTCTGATGATGCGCCGCGCACGTTTCTCGCCGCCGCTCGATAGCGATGGCAACCCCACGACGGGTACCTGGTCGAGCCGGTTCACCTGGAAACTCAACAACTAG